AATATCTGCCCTTGGGTGAATAGGTTTTCTATTCTAGGGAAGATGATAGACTGACAACTAACTAATAATTGGGCGCAGGCCCTGCGCCCCTACGTGTGGTTTTCCCCAAATAATAGTTTCATGTTTATAAATTACAAGTCCTGGTTTTGCTCCTTTGGGTTTATAAACGTGCTTGAGTTGGGTGTAAACTACTGGTACTTGATCACTTTGACGGGCGCGACTGAAATAAGCAGCTAGATTAGCAGTAAATTGTAAATCGGCTTCTTCGGCAACTGTACCGGGTTCTAGACGCAGTAGAACATGACTCCCCGGAATTTCTTGGGCGTGAAACCACAAATCATAGTCTCCAGCGACGCGGAATGTTAATTGATCATTTTGGATATTGTTGCGACCAATGAGGACTTCAAAGCCGCTAGGACTACGGTAACGATGAAAATTAGTGCCGGGGGTGTCATTGCTACTACGACTGCGATATCCTGGATCTTCTAGATATTTTTGCCCAATAAGTTCATCTCGGATTTCTTCTAGGGCCTGTAAATCTTCTGGATTTTGGTATTTGTCTATCTGAGAGATTGTCGCTTCTACTTGTTCGAGATAGTCAATTTCGGCTTGGACTGCAAATAGTAGGGGTTCGACAGCTCCACGGGCGCGTTTTAGCTTTTGGTTCTGTTTGTAAAGCTTTTGGGCATTTTGGACGGCGTTTTTATCTGGTAAAAGAGCGATCGCAATTGGCTGTTCAGTTTCAAAATCTGGTAAACTAATTTCCTGCATTCCTGGTTTCCAGTGTTGCAGGTTAGCCATTAATAAATCAGCTTTTTGACGATATTCCTCAGCTTGATCTGATTGTTGCAAGCGATCGCTAAAAGTTTTCCTTTTGACGCGTAACTTAGTTAAAATATTTAACAATTTCTGACTTAACTGATGACGCAGTTGCACAAATACCTGTTCATTCAGTTGGTCAGTATAGTAACGGTAAAGTAACTCTTGAATATTCTTGGTTGGTGCGATTCCACCCCAACCCATAACTGTATATCCATTTTCTGTCCAAGCAGGTTGAAATTTACCAACATCTAAAGCTTGTAACCATTCTTGCCAGCGTTGAAATAAACTTTGCCAATTCTGGGGAGTAAGTGCATCTGTGTTGGTATCTGATGCAATATTGGCCGCGAAAAGCATGGTATCTAGCAAAGCCGAACTTAAACCACTATAACTTTTAAGTAACTGGCGTTTAATTCCCCCAGGGACTAAACTTACTCTTTCTTGCCAGCGTTCAAGAGATTCGCTTAAATTGGGGATTTTCCCTGGGAGTTTCGGTGGTGTTTCATAATTTTGTCCGGTTTGAATGGGACGAACGCTAGATTGTTGCTGACTAACTTGATGGGCAGCGGTGATAATTTCATTACTAGCATCAGTTAAAATTACATTACTATATTTGCCCATCACTTCCGCATAAACGTGATAAAGAGCATCCTCTCCAGGACGACGGGCAAATTGTAAATCAATAACCCGTTCCCAAGGGGAAATAGCCTCAATTCCCACTAAAGCCAACCCACCTAATTGATGTCTCAACTGTTGACTAAAAGTAAAAGTATCGGGGGCGCGTGGTGGTGGTTCACTAATACAAATATGTGCGGCTTGGGGATGCCAGGAAATATCCAGCCAAACCCGTTGATTTAAGGTTCGTAAGGCAATAGCAATGGTAAAGCGATCGCGTTGATATACTTGTTCTATGCGTGCAGGTAACCAATTTGCGCGGATTTCGCCACAAGCGGCGGTTAAAGCGGTAAAGTCCAGGGGTTGCAAAACAATTACCCCTTTTTGGCTATAAAATTACTTTCTTTAGTATTTTCCTGGTTCATTAAATAAATATTTTTGGGGTTCTTCTTTATATGTTCCCTGATTTCAGATAAAAATTTTGGATTTTGCATCTTTAATCCAAAATCCAAAATTTAAAATCTAAAATTCGGTTATCCTTGCCATGGTGAAGGGATAGGTGTAGTAGAAATCACCTTTTCGGCCATTAATCTTACAGCACTTCTTCCACAACTGGGACATTCCACCTCTAAATACTGTGAAGATGATACATCTACCTCACATAATATCCCTTGTTTGCAGTGCCAACACTCACAAATCACCCTGCATACTGGTTCGTTGCAGTCAAGGATCTTGACGTGCTGAAAATTTTGGGATTCGCTTTCTTGTTTCCTGGGTTTCGGGAATTTTTTGATTTCTTGAACTTCCATCATTTTACCGTCTAACTGCAAGTATGTTTAGAGCTTACTTGATGCTTTCCTATCTTACAACTATGCACTATTGACACTCTCAGGGAAGACAGCCATTGAGATTCTACTGACAGAATTAGATTAAGAGTTTAGTTTAATCTAATCTCGCTGCGACCGCCAAACGCCGCCTAGACGCTCAAAACAACTGCCAATCAAGGTGTTGAGATTGCGCTTACTTTTATTGTTTTTGTGAATCCATCACTAAGCCAAGACTTGGTACGCTCCACACTCTGCCATTACTCGCTCTTTCAAGTCATACTGCCGTTAGGGCTTGAACCTAACCGTTGTTTCTTATGAGCCGGGATTTCTCCGTACTAGGATGCTTCAACACATAGATGTTTTTTGTTCTTACTCACAATTTAATTTTCAGAGGGAACAGGGAATAGGCACACCGGAACAGGAAAAACTCATGTTTAAAAACATGAGATTGAAATAATGACACTGTTTTTTTTCGGGCTACGCATCTTAAAAAACATCTTTTTTTTGACTGAAGCTCTAAACTGGTGCAAATGAGTGTTTCTTATTTCCAGTTAAGAGTTCCCTGTTCCCTTCTATTGTAACATACAACAGGGATTAAAATCCCTCGTGTCGCTTATTCTTACTTTTTGCCTCTTGTCTATTTCCTGTTGCTTGTTTCCTATTTACTAACCAATGCAGGTTGTCTGACAGACTGCTGCAACAGTTGGGTATATAGCTCATCTAGCTGACTAGCTACACCATTCCAGCTAAATTTATTGATAACACGACTTTTAGCAGCTTTCCCCAATTTTTGCTGCCATGCAGGATGACTGAGAATTTTATCAATAGCATGATTAAAAGCCGGGACATCTTGCGGCGGTACTAATAAACCAGTTTCTTCATTGACAACGGTAAATTGCAGCCCACCGACATCACTAGCCACAACAGGTGTACCACAGACCATAGCCTCAATTGCTACTAATCCAAAGGGTTCGTAGTGACTGGGAACAACACAAACATCAGCAGCGGCATAATAAGCTGGTAATATCTCTCGACTCAGACAACCAGGAAAGGACGTGCATTCACTCATCCCTAATTCGTTGACAATTGCCTCAATGCGATCGCGCTCTTGACCATCACTATTTCCAGGTGTACAACCACCACCAATAATCAACTGCAATTGT
The window above is part of the Dolichospermum sp. DET69 genome. Proteins encoded here:
- a CDS encoding NFACT family protein, whose amino-acid sequence is MQPLDFTALTAACGEIRANWLPARIEQVYQRDRFTIAIALRTLNQRVWLDISWHPQAAHICISEPPPRAPDTFTFSQQLRHQLGGLALVGIEAISPWERVIDLQFARRPGEDALYHVYAEVMGKYSNVILTDASNEIITAAHQVSQQQSSVRPIQTGQNYETPPKLPGKIPNLSESLERWQERVSLVPGGIKRQLLKSYSGLSSALLDTMLFAANIASDTNTDALTPQNWQSLFQRWQEWLQALDVGKFQPAWTENGYTVMGWGGIAPTKNIQELLYRYYTDQLNEQVFVQLRHQLSQKLLNILTKLRVKRKTFSDRLQQSDQAEEYRQKADLLMANLQHWKPGMQEISLPDFETEQPIAIALLPDKNAVQNAQKLYKQNQKLKRARGAVEPLLFAVQAEIDYLEQVEATISQIDKYQNPEDLQALEEIRDELIGQKYLEDPGYRSRSSNDTPGTNFHRYRSPSGFEVLIGRNNIQNDQLTFRVAGDYDLWFHAQEIPGSHVLLRLEPGTVAEEADLQFTANLAAYFSRARQSDQVPVVYTQLKHVYKPKGAKPGLVIYKHETIIWGKPHVGAQGLRPIIS